A stretch of the Lolium perenne isolate Kyuss_39 chromosome 3, Kyuss_2.0, whole genome shotgun sequence genome encodes the following:
- the LOC127344141 gene encoding DNA-(apurinic or apyrimidinic site) endonuclease, chloroplastic: MASRQEPWTKLAHSKKQPGWVAYNPRTMRPQPLGDDTKHMKILSYNVNGVRNVVRSGQFSALAQRENFDVLCLQETHLKEGDVKDFKNLIAGYDYSYWSCSVARLDYSGTGVISRVKPVSVQYGIGTAEHDQEGRVITLEFDNFYLVNAYVPNSGRGLKRLLYRVDDWDPCFSEFVEKLESFKPVIVAGDLNCACQEMDIHNPPMKTDDAGFTEEERQSFEINFTMRGFVDTFRKQHPNAVGYTFWGENQRRNNKGWRLDYFLASGSIIDRVHDSYILPDVTDSDHSPIGLVLKV; this comes from the exons ATGGCGAGCAGGCAGGAGCCTTGGACTAAGCTTGCACACAGTAAGAAGCAACCAGGATGGGTCGCGTACAATCCGAGGACCATGAGGCCTCAGCCACTGGGGGACGACACCAAGCATATGAAGATTCTGTCCTATAATGTCAATGGGGTGAGAAATGTTGTGAGGTCAGGACAGTTTTCTGCCCTGGCTCAGAGGGAGAATTTCGATGTACTGTGCCTCCAAGAGACACATCTGAAG GAGGGCGATGTGAAGGATTTCAAGAACCTGATCGCAGGGTATGACTACAGCTATTGGTCATGCAGTGTCGCGAGGCTTGACTATTCAGGGACTGGAGTGATTTCAAGG GTAAAACCAGTCTCTGTCCAGTACGGAATTGGCACAGCAGAACATGATCAGGAGGGCAGGGTAATCACTTTGGAGTTTGATAATTTCTACTTGGTCAATGCTTATGTCCCAAACTCTGGCCGTGGTTTAAAGAGGCTG CTCTACAGGGTTGATGATTGGGATCCATGTTTCAGCGAATTTGTAGAA AAACTGGAAAGTTTCAAACCAGTAATTGTTGCTGGTGACCTCAACTGTGCTTGTCAGGAGATGGACATCCATAATCCTCCA ATGAAAACTGACGATGCAGGTTTCACGGAAGAAGAGAGGCAGTCATTTGAGATAAACTTTACTATGAGAGGCTTCGTTGATACCTTCAGAAAGCAGCATCCCAACGCTGTGGGCTACACCTTCTGGGGAGAAAACCAGCGGCGTAACAACAAAG GTTGGCGATTGGATTACTTTCTGGCGTCAGGATCCATCATTGACAGGGTACATGATTCGTACATTCTTCCGGATGTAACAGACAGCGACCACAGTCCAATTGGCCTTGTGCTGAAGGTCTAG